In Afipia sp. GAS231, a single window of DNA contains:
- a CDS encoding FAD-binding and (Fe-S)-binding domain-containing protein, which translates to MSNEGSVKLESKLAREITGDVFFDAFNRGRYATDASFYQILPLGVVVPRTVDEALRTLAIAADEGRIVTPRGGGTSQCGQTVNEGIVIDFSKHLNRILSLDVANRTCVVEPGIVLDDLNRQLKKHGLWFPVDVSTASRATIGGMAGNNSCGGRSLRYGTMRDNTLSMDAALADGTRLHFGEVPRDLAQVNSSKSGLDLFRDMLDLGEREAGEIAERFPKVQRRVGGYNLDALVPRNAPNNLAHLLVGSEGTLAFTTQVELKLWPVIRNKVLGVCHFGSFYEAMDAAQHLVKLRPIAVELVDRTMIALGREIAMFQPIISTAVRGDPDAVLIVEFAEEDQAENLRRLKQLGELMGDLGFGWDQPQRKWGGVVEISEPALQAGIADFRAAGLNVMMSMKQEGKPVSFVEDCAVPLPHLADYTERLNAIFAKHGTRGTMYAHASEGCLHVRPVLNLKLEKDVKAMRAIAEETFEMVREYKGSHSGEHGDGLVRSEFHETMFGSRIVADFREVKHRFDPDNLLNPGKIVDPPKMDDRSLFRYPPDYRITEFKTALDWSAYPGAGGGFQGAVEMCNNNGACRKLEGGVMCPSYRATRNEKDVTRGRANTLRLAISGQLGPDALASDEMMDTLKLCVSCKACRHECPTGVDMAKMKIEVLAARAARHGLSLRDRLVGYLPRYAGLASRFAPLANWRNRSPMLRALFEKFAGISAQRALPAFRRDVFGPDAETFGPVDGREVVLFADTFNRAYERENLDAALRVLVEGGYRVHVPKPTDRGRPLCCGRTFLSAGLVDQARSELDRLVATYAPFAARGVPIVGLEPSCLLTLRDELLSLRADNDAKSVSAHALLFEEFLVREAEAGRLKLPLGSIAEKALVHGHCHQKSFGAFKPVEKILRLIPELNVEIIESSCCGMAGAFGYGADTYQASIDMAELSLLPAVRGADAAVLIVADGTSCRHQIKDGTKRAALHVAQVLAMSLDSARTHSPPSPITKEQTDG; encoded by the coding sequence ATGTCCAACGAAGGCTCAGTGAAGCTAGAAAGCAAACTGGCCCGCGAGATCACGGGCGACGTTTTCTTCGATGCCTTCAACCGCGGCCGCTATGCGACCGACGCCTCGTTCTACCAGATACTGCCGCTCGGCGTGGTGGTTCCCCGGACCGTGGACGAGGCGCTGCGGACGCTCGCCATCGCTGCGGATGAGGGCCGAATCGTCACCCCCCGCGGTGGCGGCACCTCGCAATGCGGCCAGACCGTCAACGAAGGGATCGTCATCGATTTTTCCAAACACCTGAACCGCATTCTCTCGCTCGATGTCGCCAACCGGACCTGCGTGGTCGAACCCGGCATCGTGCTGGATGATCTCAACCGCCAGCTCAAAAAGCACGGCCTGTGGTTTCCGGTGGATGTGTCCACCGCCTCGCGCGCCACCATTGGCGGCATGGCCGGCAATAATTCCTGCGGCGGACGCTCGCTGCGCTACGGCACCATGCGCGACAACACGCTGTCGATGGATGCGGCGCTCGCCGACGGTACGCGACTGCATTTCGGCGAGGTCCCCCGCGACCTCGCGCAGGTGAATTCTTCCAAGAGCGGCCTCGACTTGTTCCGCGACATGCTCGATCTCGGCGAGCGGGAAGCAGGCGAGATCGCCGAGCGGTTTCCGAAGGTGCAGCGCCGCGTCGGCGGCTACAACCTCGATGCGTTGGTGCCGCGCAATGCGCCGAACAACCTGGCGCATCTATTGGTCGGCTCCGAAGGCACGCTGGCTTTCACCACGCAGGTCGAACTCAAGCTTTGGCCCGTCATCCGCAACAAGGTGCTGGGCGTCTGTCACTTCGGCAGCTTCTACGAGGCGATGGATGCGGCACAGCATCTGGTGAAGCTGCGCCCGATTGCGGTTGAACTGGTCGACCGCACCATGATCGCGCTCGGCCGCGAGATCGCGATGTTCCAGCCCATTATCAGTACCGCCGTGCGCGGCGATCCCGATGCGGTGCTGATCGTGGAATTCGCCGAGGAAGATCAGGCCGAAAACCTACGACGCCTGAAGCAGCTCGGTGAATTGATGGGCGATCTCGGCTTCGGCTGGGACCAGCCGCAGCGCAAGTGGGGCGGCGTGGTCGAGATATCAGAGCCCGCGCTGCAGGCCGGCATCGCCGATTTCCGCGCCGCCGGCCTCAACGTCATGATGTCGATGAAGCAGGAGGGCAAACCGGTCTCCTTTGTCGAGGATTGCGCGGTGCCGCTGCCGCATCTCGCCGACTATACCGAACGGTTGAATGCCATCTTTGCCAAACACGGCACTCGCGGCACCATGTATGCGCACGCCTCCGAAGGCTGCCTGCACGTGCGCCCGGTGCTCAACCTGAAGCTCGAAAAAGACGTCAAGGCGATGCGGGCGATCGCCGAAGAGACATTCGAGATGGTGCGCGAATACAAGGGCTCGCATTCCGGCGAGCATGGCGACGGCCTGGTCCGCTCCGAATTTCATGAGACGATGTTCGGTTCGCGCATCGTCGCCGACTTCCGCGAGGTCAAGCACCGCTTCGACCCGGACAATTTGCTCAACCCGGGTAAGATCGTCGATCCGCCCAAGATGGACGATCGTTCGCTGTTTCGCTATCCGCCGGACTATCGCATCACGGAGTTCAAGACCGCGCTCGACTGGTCGGCCTATCCCGGCGCCGGCGGCGGCTTTCAGGGCGCCGTCGAGATGTGCAACAACAACGGCGCCTGCCGGAAGCTCGAAGGCGGCGTGATGTGTCCGTCCTATCGCGCAACCCGCAACGAAAAGGATGTGACGCGAGGCCGCGCCAATACGCTGCGGCTCGCGATCTCGGGCCAGTTGGGCCCGGATGCGCTGGCCTCCGACGAGATGATGGACACGCTGAAACTCTGCGTGTCCTGCAAGGCCTGCCGTCACGAATGCCCGACCGGCGTCGACATGGCCAAGATGAAGATCGAAGTGTTGGCCGCGCGCGCCGCCAGGCACGGGCTTTCGCTGCGCGACCGGCTGGTCGGCTACCTCCCGCGTTACGCCGGTCTGGCTTCCCGCTTTGCCCCGCTCGCCAATTGGCGCAATCGCAGCCCGATGCTGCGCGCGCTGTTCGAAAAGTTCGCAGGCATCAGCGCGCAACGCGCTTTGCCCGCATTCCGGCGCGACGTGTTCGGGCCCGATGCCGAGACCTTCGGCCCGGTTGACGGCCGCGAGGTCGTGCTGTTCGCCGACACGTTTAATCGCGCCTATGAGCGAGAAAATCTCGACGCCGCGCTGCGGGTGCTGGTCGAAGGCGGATACCGCGTTCACGTTCCGAAGCCCACCGATCGCGGCCGACCGCTCTGCTGCGGACGTACCTTCCTTTCAGCGGGGCTGGTCGATCAGGCGCGCAGTGAACTAGACCGGCTGGTCGCGACCTACGCCCCGTTCGCCGCGCGCGGCGTGCCGATCGTCGGCCTGGAGCCGAGCTGCCTGCTTACCCTCCGCGACGAACTGCTCTCATTGCGCGCCGACAACGATGCCAAGAGCGTCAGCGCGCATGCACTGTTGTTCGAGGAATTTCTCGTGCGCGAGGCGGAGGCCGGCCGGCTCAAACTGCCGCTTGGCTCGATAGCCGAGAAAGCATTGGTGCATGGCCATTGCCACCAGAAATCATTCGGTGCATTCAAGCCTGTTGAAAAAATACTGCGCCTCATTCCCGAGCTGAACGTCGAGATCATCGAGTCTAGTTGCTGCGGCATGGCCGGCGCGTTCGGCTATGGCGCCGACACCTACCAGGCTTCGATCGACATGGCCGAACTCTCGCTGCTCCCCGCGGTACGCGGTGCCGACGCGGCTGTGCTGATCGTCGCCGACGGCACCTCGTGCCGGCATCAGATCAAGGATGGCACGAAGCGTGCTGCGCTTCATGTCGCGCAGGTGCTGGCGATGAGCCTCGACAGCGCCAGAACCCATTCACCCCCCTCTCCGATCACAAAGGAACAGACCGATGGCTGA
- a CDS encoding heme-binding protein, which yields MAELTLDVARKILDAALAKGVEKKFKPLVITILDARGCVKVTAAQDGTSLMRAEIAHGKAYGALAMGMGSRALFQRAQEQAYFIDAVNTMAQGRLVPVPGGVLIMGDGGLLGAVGVSGDTSDNDEICALAGIEAAGLKANAG from the coding sequence ATGGCTGAACTCACTCTCGACGTTGCCCGCAAGATTCTCGATGCCGCGCTTGCCAAAGGCGTCGAGAAGAAATTCAAGCCGCTGGTCATCACCATTCTCGACGCCCGCGGCTGCGTCAAAGTCACGGCGGCGCAGGACGGCACCAGCCTGATGCGGGCCGAGATCGCCCACGGCAAGGCCTATGGCGCGCTGGCAATGGGAATGGGATCGCGGGCGCTGTTCCAGCGCGCGCAGGAGCAGGCCTATTTCATCGATGCCGTGAACACGATGGCGCAGGGCCGCCTGGTACCGGTGCCCGGCGGCGTGCTGATCATGGGCGATGGCGGCCTGCTCGGCGCGGTCGGCGTCAGCGGCGACACCTCTGACAACGACGAGATCTGCGCCCTCGCCGGCATCGAAGCCGCGGGGCTGAAGGCCAACGCCGGCTGA
- a CDS encoding diheme cytochrome c-553, which translates to MKARLMIRNARLNATVSAAAAVIWVSLCISADAQQGAGEQMIKRGEYLVHVIGCEGCHTPYREVVDGPPEIDMSRYLSGHPSELKTPALVPTPPWVIASSTYHTAHAGPWGVSFAANLTPDNETGLGKWTEEEFIQTLREGKHQGRGRALLPPMPWTHFRMFSGDDLKSIFAFLRTVKPIKNKVPEPLGSTNR; encoded by the coding sequence ATGAAAGCGAGATTGATGATTCGAAACGCACGACTGAATGCAACCGTTTCGGCCGCAGCTGCAGTCATCTGGGTGTCGCTGTGTATCAGCGCTGATGCACAACAGGGGGCTGGGGAACAGATGATCAAGCGGGGCGAATACCTCGTGCACGTGATCGGCTGCGAAGGGTGTCATACGCCATACAGGGAGGTGGTCGATGGACCGCCCGAAATCGACATGTCGCGATACCTTTCAGGACATCCCTCAGAACTCAAGACTCCGGCTCTCGTCCCAACTCCTCCTTGGGTGATCGCCTCTTCAACGTATCACACGGCGCATGCGGGACCTTGGGGCGTGAGCTTCGCCGCTAATCTCACGCCCGACAACGAAACGGGTCTTGGCAAATGGACGGAGGAAGAGTTCATACAAACGCTCCGAGAAGGCAAACACCAGGGGCGAGGCCGCGCTTTGCTACCACCCATGCCATGGACGCATTTCAGGATGTTTTCGGGCGATGATTTAAAATCGATCTTTGCGTTTCTTCGTACCGTGAAGCCGATCAAGAACAAAGTGCCGGAACCGCTTGGATCCACAAATCGCTAA
- a CDS encoding diheme cytochrome c-553: protein MTKDEMIKRGKYWVDVVGCEDCHTPHKGEVLGASPEDMPFYLAGHPADVKVELPVRSQPWILVTSVDHTAHAGPWGISFSANLTPDHETGLGTWTEEQFIKTLREGKVRGRGRSLLPPMPWPHFVYLKDEDLKSIFAYLRTVKAVKNRVPEPTAPAGR from the coding sequence ATGACGAAGGATGAGATGATCAAGCGCGGCAAATATTGGGTGGATGTCGTGGGTTGTGAAGACTGCCACACTCCTCACAAAGGTGAAGTATTAGGCGCGTCGCCCGAGGACATGCCGTTTTATCTGGCGGGTCACCCAGCCGACGTGAAAGTTGAACTGCCCGTCCGAAGTCAGCCTTGGATTCTTGTTACTTCAGTCGACCACACGGCCCATGCTGGGCCGTGGGGAATAAGCTTCTCAGCAAATCTTACGCCGGATCACGAAACGGGCCTGGGCACATGGACCGAGGAGCAGTTCATTAAAACGCTTCGCGAAGGCAAGGTAAGGGGGCGCGGCCGATCTCTGCTTCCACCAATGCCATGGCCGCACTTCGTGTATCTCAAGGACGAGGATTTGAAGTCAATTTTCGCATACTTACGCACGGTGAAGGCGGTCAAGAACAGGGTTCCAGAGCCGACGGCCCCAGCTGGACGTTGA
- a CDS encoding adenine deaminase C-terminal domain-containing protein, with product MNSLASSFRSLLVAIASTMLACDPAALAATDKPTVESLKAEYKIVLDIIDGNAPADLLIKNIKVVDVFTNGVYPGSLLIHGEKIIAVNPSEKISAKAVFDGRGMYAIPGLIDAHFHIESQMATPATMQSILAPHGTTAVYAETNDLVSAAQEDGVAAAKEVFKGYERFPYRLYAFAPGKKVDAGIAIKLLDWAPVIGMGELNHNLLLAGNEDEFLKLATTNSRNMLIDGHVQTNRSSDQLNLFPALGTSNNHNALTYADTVADLRIGLPTVVRDMLGCLERIIPGVVNNHLPTDNLLLGTDNIAVGTLVQSGHMDNIVQKVIGMGVNPIEAIKMASYNVARSFKMEDKLGSLTPGRFADIVLIPRMDEIKPAYVFKGGKLVAENGKLTSGSEIEVDYSGVIMSTKPGLGDLKREELELKPIEVSPDGARVKVFVWSQSFADGDGFAEQWLNAKDGKIIPEFNGQKLSRISVIERYAKHGKRNILNAYIVGYNIKSGAIGMNMAAPSQHIGVIGSSVDDLLFEAKELDKHTGAFMTTGSGEVKAVLDLPIYSMMTPLPASEIIKAQSQLAASGTSIGYDDGMPWFRKMSYLFFSLDRYGKIH from the coding sequence ATGAATTCTTTGGCCAGCTCATTCAGGTCTCTATTGGTCGCAATAGCGTCCACGATGTTAGCGTGTGATCCTGCTGCTCTGGCCGCGACGGATAAACCGACGGTCGAGTCGCTGAAGGCGGAATACAAAATCGTTCTGGATATTATCGACGGAAACGCGCCTGCCGATCTGCTAATCAAAAATATCAAGGTAGTGGACGTTTTTACCAATGGCGTTTACCCGGGCTCTCTATTGATACACGGCGAGAAAATCATCGCGGTAAACCCAAGCGAGAAAATAAGCGCGAAGGCAGTATTTGACGGGAGAGGGATGTACGCCATTCCCGGACTAATCGATGCGCACTTCCACATAGAGTCGCAAATGGCAACGCCCGCCACCATGCAGAGTATTTTGGCGCCACATGGCACGACCGCGGTTTATGCTGAAACGAACGATCTCGTAAGCGCGGCGCAGGAAGACGGCGTGGCAGCAGCCAAGGAAGTGTTCAAGGGGTACGAGCGATTCCCTTATCGACTTTACGCTTTTGCTCCAGGAAAAAAGGTCGATGCCGGGATAGCAATAAAATTGCTCGATTGGGCTCCCGTGATCGGGATGGGCGAGCTAAACCACAATCTTCTCCTCGCAGGCAATGAAGACGAATTTCTAAAACTGGCCACGACCAATTCGAGAAATATGCTGATTGATGGTCACGTTCAGACTAACCGATCGTCGGATCAACTTAATCTCTTCCCGGCGCTGGGCACGAGCAACAATCACAACGCTCTCACCTACGCAGATACGGTGGCGGACCTTCGCATCGGCCTACCGACGGTGGTGCGCGATATGCTGGGTTGTTTGGAAAGAATAATTCCGGGTGTGGTCAACAACCACCTGCCCACAGACAATCTCCTGCTCGGAACCGACAATATTGCGGTCGGTACACTGGTCCAGAGTGGACACATGGACAATATCGTTCAGAAGGTTATCGGAATGGGCGTCAATCCCATCGAAGCCATCAAGATGGCAAGCTATAACGTCGCCAGAAGTTTCAAGATGGAAGATAAGCTTGGCTCCCTCACTCCCGGGAGGTTTGCCGATATTGTTCTCATTCCACGAATGGACGAAATTAAGCCAGCATATGTCTTCAAGGGCGGAAAGCTTGTCGCTGAAAATGGAAAACTGACATCGGGCAGTGAAATCGAGGTCGACTATTCTGGCGTTATCATGAGTACAAAGCCAGGCCTCGGCGACTTAAAGCGGGAAGAACTTGAACTCAAACCGATAGAAGTGTCGCCCGATGGAGCTAGGGTTAAAGTATTCGTGTGGAGCCAGTCATTTGCTGACGGGGACGGGTTTGCTGAGCAATGGCTAAATGCGAAAGACGGAAAGATAATTCCGGAATTTAATGGTCAGAAACTTTCACGTATCTCGGTCATTGAGCGATATGCCAAGCACGGGAAACGAAACATTTTGAATGCTTACATTGTTGGTTACAACATCAAGAGTGGCGCTATTGGTATGAATATGGCTGCGCCATCTCAGCACATTGGAGTTATAGGCTCTTCCGTCGATGACCTTTTATTTGAGGCGAAGGAGCTCGATAAGCACACCGGCGCCTTCATGACGACCGGGTCGGGAGAAGTTAAAGCCGTGCTGGATCTGCCTATATACAGCATGATGACCCCCTTGCCGGCCAGTGAAATTATCAAAGCGCAAAGCCAGCTTGCTGCATCCGGAACGAGTATCGGATACGATGACGGCATGCCGTGGTTTCGAAAAATGAGCTATCTATTTTTCTCGTTGGATAGATACGGCAAGATTCATTGA
- a CDS encoding LysR family transcriptional regulator: MIRRCGSIRGAARHLNVTASAANRQLLALEMEVGEPLFERLNAGLKLTAAGEIFADHVTNVLQDAQRLKGDLDSLRGLQRGSLNIMAVEGLQLTLMSTLATQMLTKYPLIELKITAGSASEIFSAVANGDADAGIGFTTHRNPALRQAVVARFGFVAILAPKHPLASKRAVTFAECARYPLILPTPNLSLYGILQPALKDYALKVVLQTGSVELMRKLAGAGLGIAFSPRVGTGREAEAGKLVQVPLKTAKTLFWEMGVYVRAGRSPPPALDAFLKLAAAEIELRQGRP; encoded by the coding sequence ATGATCCGACGATGCGGCTCAATTCGCGGAGCTGCACGCCATTTGAACGTCACAGCATCTGCAGCAAATCGCCAACTGCTTGCTCTAGAAATGGAGGTGGGCGAGCCCCTGTTCGAAAGACTAAACGCGGGACTGAAATTGACTGCGGCCGGTGAAATATTCGCCGATCATGTAACCAACGTGTTACAGGATGCGCAACGGTTAAAAGGTGACCTTGATAGTTTACGCGGTCTCCAGCGTGGAAGCTTGAATATCATGGCAGTCGAGGGGCTTCAGCTGACGTTGATGTCGACGTTAGCGACGCAGATGTTGACGAAGTATCCTCTTATTGAACTTAAAATTACAGCCGGCAGCGCATCGGAAATTTTTAGCGCCGTTGCTAACGGGGATGCGGATGCGGGAATCGGCTTTACTACACACCGTAATCCAGCATTACGCCAAGCCGTCGTCGCCCGATTCGGGTTTGTGGCAATTCTGGCTCCTAAACATCCGCTCGCATCAAAACGTGCTGTGACTTTCGCTGAGTGCGCTCGTTATCCTCTAATATTGCCCACCCCCAACCTGTCTTTGTATGGAATACTGCAGCCAGCTCTCAAGGACTATGCCCTAAAGGTTGTTCTACAAACAGGCTCGGTCGAACTGATGAGGAAGTTGGCTGGTGCTGGGCTGGGAATCGCATTCAGTCCACGAGTTGGGACAGGGCGTGAGGCTGAGGCCGGTAAGTTAGTTCAAGTTCCGCTTAAAACTGCAAAGACACTTTTTTGGGAGATGGGAGTTTACGTGCGCGCCGGGCGCTCGCCCCCTCCAGCCTTGGACGCCTTCTTGAAACTTGCGGCCGCGGAAATTGAACTGCGGCAAGGGCGCCCGTAA
- a CDS encoding cyclase family protein translates to MGRKLIDISVALQSDIPADPPGGGPEIAYTDHLQGLPAILRFFPGLKAEDLPDALGWAAERVQLSTHNGTHLDAPWHFHPSMNRGERSWTIDEVPLEWCLQPGVKLDFRHFADGYVATAADVETELKRIGHTLAPLEIVVVNTSAGTKYGQHDYVTSGCGMGYEATMYLLERGVRLTGIDGWSWDAPFIHTAKEYARTRDASLIWEGHKASRHIGYCHIEKLHGLEQLPATGFTVSCFPVKVERASAGWTRAVAIIDE, encoded by the coding sequence ATGGGGCGCAAGCTGATCGATATCTCGGTAGCTTTGCAAAGCGACATTCCCGCCGATCCTCCGGGCGGCGGGCCTGAAATTGCATACACCGATCATCTGCAGGGCTTGCCGGCGATTTTGCGCTTCTTTCCGGGACTGAAAGCGGAGGACCTGCCTGACGCTCTTGGTTGGGCGGCCGAGCGCGTTCAACTCTCAACGCACAACGGCACCCATCTTGATGCCCCATGGCATTTCCACCCTAGCATGAATCGCGGCGAGCGCTCGTGGACAATTGATGAGGTGCCGCTCGAATGGTGTCTGCAACCAGGCGTGAAACTGGACTTCCGTCATTTCGCCGACGGCTATGTGGCGACTGCCGCTGATGTCGAGACAGAGCTCAAGCGCATTGGTCACACGTTAGCACCGTTGGAGATCGTCGTGGTCAACACCAGCGCAGGCACCAAATATGGCCAGCACGATTATGTGACGTCTGGCTGCGGCATGGGCTACGAGGCAACAATGTATCTGCTCGAACGCGGCGTGCGTCTAACCGGCATTGATGGCTGGAGCTGGGACGCGCCATTCATTCATACCGCGAAGGAATATGCGCGAACCAGGGACGCCAGCCTAATTTGGGAGGGCCACAAGGCCAGCCGACATATCGGCTATTGCCACATTGAAAAGCTGCACGGTCTCGAACAACTTCCCGCGACTGGATTCACAGTGTCGTGTTTTCCGGTCAAAGTCGAGCGTGCTTCAGCAGGATGGACCAGGGCGGTGGCTATCATCGACGAATAG
- a CDS encoding LVIVD repeat-containing protein, with protein MADPIPSGAVALNVEAIGYSNLNDKPGFKMSIQKSGERWYLYVGQFWDRGWHIVDVTDPANPTIVKEIPGPDNTDTGQMEIADGKMITAIAKIFPGWGGDPSKPFDEGVLIWDLRDPLNPKKLGQFKTGFLGVHRAGYPGGKYMHLPAYVPGYKGNIYIIVDISDPAHAVEAGRWWVPGQKTGESQVMPPDTSLHGPAFIVGNLAYLPYGGAGMIILDISDVAHPKEVGRLSMSPPFGSNIGVHTVVPVPERGLAYINSEVIQEDCNEPLNHASIVDIADPAKPRLIAMLPLPLPPSNWTIKSFCERGGRFGPHNQNTLLHNPFVQKSSNLVYLTYFNAGLHIYDVSTPTAPREAGYFLPPDPTRRYGPYPKGKLVAQSEDVLVDTRGFIYVTHKNQGLWILRYTGK; from the coding sequence ATGGCTGATCCTATCCCGTCCGGCGCGGTCGCGTTGAACGTGGAAGCGATCGGCTATAGCAACTTGAACGACAAGCCAGGCTTCAAGATGTCCATACAGAAGTCTGGCGAGCGCTGGTACCTTTATGTTGGTCAGTTCTGGGATCGCGGTTGGCATATCGTGGACGTCACCGATCCGGCGAACCCGACTATTGTGAAGGAAATTCCGGGTCCGGACAACACTGATACGGGTCAAATGGAGATTGCCGACGGAAAAATGATCACGGCCATTGCCAAAATCTTTCCGGGCTGGGGCGGCGATCCCAGCAAACCTTTTGATGAGGGCGTGTTGATTTGGGATCTTCGCGATCCTTTGAATCCGAAGAAGCTTGGTCAGTTCAAAACTGGATTCCTTGGTGTTCACCGTGCTGGCTATCCCGGCGGCAAGTACATGCACCTTCCGGCTTATGTGCCGGGCTACAAGGGTAATATCTATATCATCGTCGATATCAGCGATCCCGCGCATGCCGTCGAAGCCGGTCGCTGGTGGGTGCCGGGGCAGAAGACCGGCGAATCCCAAGTCATGCCGCCGGACACTTCGCTTCATGGACCCGCATTTATTGTCGGCAACCTTGCCTACCTGCCGTATGGCGGCGCGGGCATGATCATTCTTGATATTAGTGACGTCGCACACCCGAAGGAGGTTGGCCGACTCTCGATGAGTCCACCGTTCGGCTCAAACATTGGCGTCCATACGGTCGTTCCCGTACCGGAACGCGGGTTGGCTTACATCAACTCAGAAGTCATTCAAGAAGACTGCAACGAACCGCTCAATCATGCTTCGATCGTCGATATCGCTGATCCAGCGAAGCCGCGGCTTATAGCAATGCTTCCGCTACCGCTCCCGCCATCGAATTGGACTATCAAAAGCTTTTGTGAGCGCGGAGGCCGGTTCGGGCCCCACAACCAGAATACCCTGCTCCACAATCCATTCGTTCAGAAGTCCAGCAACCTAGTCTACCTGACTTATTTCAACGCCGGTTTACATATTTACGATGTGAGCACGCCAACCGCCCCCCGCGAAGCTGGATATTTCCTGCCTCCTGATCCGACGCGCCGTTATGGTCCGTATCCCAAGGGAAAGCTTGTTGCTCAGAGTGAAGACGTTCTCGTCGATACACGCGGCTTCATCTATGTGACTCACAAAAATCAGGGACTTTGGATCCTGAGGTACACCGGCAAGTGA